The genomic region GTCCGTTCCGCTTATCCAGTATGCCATCTGGGGTCTGTTTGCTCTTACGTGGGCATCGTTCTGCGTCACCTTTTTCGGTATCCTTACCTTCTGTCGACCTGTTGAAGGAAACTGGAACACGACTCTTGTTTTGGAGGGAAAAGCGAACTGCGCGACGACTGAGACACTTATTGGCATTAGCCATACGAATACCGCCACAAGCATTGTTACCGACGTCGGCTGTATCGTGCTTCCGGGAATCTTGCTTTGGAAGACCCAGATGACAATCAGAGCTAAGCTGCAAGTTCTATGCCTTCTTTCTCTGGCCTCAGTGTAAGCTCTTGAATCACACCTGTTCTGTCGTCATGTGTACTAATGTTTATGAAGCGCCTCTATTGCGACCATTGCGCGTGCCCCTTTTATCTCTCACTACAAGCGACCGACAGATAATCTCAAGTGTTAGTTGACACCTGTAACTATATTGATCTAGTTATTGCTGATGAATTCGCAGATTATATCGGCTACATCGTACTTTTCTCTTGCGTCGAGATCGGCATCGGCTGCATCGCCGCCTCCCTTCCATCACTACGAATATTATACAAACGAGTCCGAGGCCAAGAGTCACAAGGCTCAACGGGGACACCCAACGCCAATACACTCATCACGATTGGTGGTGGAAAGATAGGCGACAGCAGCTCTCGGGGGCCCAAGCGCGTGTTTACGAATCCTACGGATCGAGGCATAACGTCAACGCACGTTAACCGAGAGGACAACAACTGGGAGCGATTGAGTGATGAAGACTCTGATAAGGGTATATTGGTGAATGGGCAGAGTGGTATACGTGCTGATTATACGTACTCGGTTGAGCTGGAGACGTATAATACTGGGAATTCTAGAGTTCCGCCGCAAATCGCCTCCTCAGAGAGGTGACAAGGGTCAGCTATGCAAGAGTATATGGCAATAATcataataataaaaggtcACCCGTCCCGTTAATTTGACGATCAGTCCCATCTTTGGTTTCTATTTGTTCCCTGTGCTATCTTCCTTTGGATTGGTTGTCCTTCCAAGCCTTTCATCTCTCACTCCATTCTGCAAGTACAAGGTCCGCCCATGTCCTATTAGATCCAAAATTGTCCGAGGTACCACACAGCATCATCTGGATGAGCTTACTTGCTGCTGTCCCGCTCCGACAGAACCAAGTAGCAGACCTAAGCATTGACTACCCAAATATCGTCCTCAAGTTAGAACTGagccatgatgttgatccAGTGCACTTGACTAACCCCAGCACCTTGGACATCATAGGCTGCCCAAACGGTCTGAACCAGTTCCTTGACGACCCGGATAGGCTTGGGAGGGAGACTACTTTCCAGTATGCTTAAGCGCTCGAGTACAAATTGGCGTCCCTGGCTAATTTCGGTGGAGCGTTTTGTAGCTCCCAAGGTATTGTGATGGATATCTTGAAATTGGGGATCGTGAAGCGGTGCGCCACGCAGATCGGCTGATAATATATCGCTCAGCAACGTCTAGGTATGCTGCTGCGGATTTATTGTTGGCATATCAAGCTTCATGATTATCCCGGCCGTCAAGCAGAGAAGAGGTTGAATACAACGAGTACCAGAGGCCAAGGGAATCTTTTCGAGGATACGTATGATCTTCAAGCCTAAGTCCAGAACTCGGTACTCGGCGTCAACTGGATCGTATCCATTTTGTAATGTATCCTGGTTTCTCAGGTCAGAGAAGGTTTGGTACAAGTGGGCCATGGCAGCCAGTCGGTAGGCTTCTGCTATTTGAACCAGGTGTTGTTTAGGTGTTAACATATCTCCCGTGTCGCAGATGTGTTGTTCCGCTGGTATGGGGAAGGATTTTAGGCACTGATGGAGCTCCCGTGCCTCTTTAATATCACGGAGGGCGGCCTGAAGTGACCGTGAACTCTGTCGATGATCCTGGGTCATTCGGGCTCGAAATCCCTTGCATAGAAGGATGGAGCGGAAGAAGAGCTCCATGATCTCGGTTGAGACACCTGTCCATGGATGCAGATTACCCTGGCTGCTCCATGGCTGCGACGACATAGCTGAAGAGGTAGTAATAGGGTCAATGATGCCCGTGTCTTGTGCGCCAATGGTACTACACAGCATGTCCCAATACAGAGTACTCTTATTGAAGAAGAGTAGTgcatcttgatcatctttGGAGAGAAAGTGTTTCGATTGATTGTAGGACTTGAGTATGGCTTTTGTCTCCTTCAGGAACGGGAGGCCAAACTGCAGTGGGTCAGTCCAGCAAGCTGAGGTACTGATGCAGAACATAGATAGCAGGAGATGTCGTGGAAGGACATGAGGGCAGAGAGCCATGCTCAATTCCCTTTTGATGGCCTTTACGGCTGCTAGAGTCATAGTTATGGCGATCCCTCGAAAGTGCGGCAGATGCCCCGCCAGATATGCAGCGGCCATGCTTTGCAAGCTATAGGCAAGTCCTGCGGAATGTGGGAAGGCTTCCAAGGCTACACTTCGATTCAGATTCTTGGCTGAATCAAAAGAATTCCAATTGGCACAGACGGTGTGAAACCAGTAGTCGATCAGAAATGTGGGAGTGTGTGTCAGAGTCTAGGAGACACCGGTATGGTAAAAGGGCACGGCGGTTTGGGAGACTGGTTTTGAATCCTGCTCCTGCGATACATGGGAAATTGTCGTAGAGATCGGCTCTTGGTCTTTTGTGTCTACAAGGAATGTCTCTTCGAAATGGCTGGATGGACGGATGTCAACCAGCGACGCGATCGGGGTTACTCGGCGAACATCTTGCACGGTCTATCGAGACCAGTATCGTCCCCCGGACACAGTGGGATGAATTGTTTGAACGGGTCATGAAGCCCAGCCTGGCTGAGCTGTTGATCAAAGCCAATGATGCTCAAAATCCGGGTGGCCTGGTGGACATCGGGCCAGACTCTAACGAGGTCTGCTTTGGCACAACTACGCTGTTTGATGCACTTGGACAATCGTTGATGTCCCTCTGATTCTATAATTTAATTGTACTTAGTGGACTATCCTCGGGTAGTCTTTAACAATCGTAATACAGTTTTCGTTTTTCCACAATATATGCTAATCCCAAAGGCTTCCACAGTAACCAACTGGACCCTGTTAAAGCTCCTTAGATAAACAACTAACTGCATATCCAGGACTGTCTATTAGGTTTGTCTTTATTCACTCCGTCTTGGCTGGTGTCTTGTTCAGTGGCATCAGAGTTGTCGATGGGCGATAGTTGGGGTAGGCCAAAAGCTGCCGTCCTGAACTTCGGCCTTTTTTCCCGGCAACATAAGCATACCAGTCCGTCCAACCAACGTTGCTTAGAGCGATGTGTAAATCTTTTAACTCCTTGTTTTCGTCAAAAACTGGAAGTGTCTGGACATAGAGCCCAGCAGAGTGTCCGCCCCCAGTCATAGTGATTTTCGAGAACTGGAGGCCACCTACTCTGCTGAGTGATCGCGATGGAATATGAATATCATTCCATGAGGGGCCGCCGTGCCATCCCAATGAGTCACCTTTTTCGCGGCCATCAACCCAGACTTTGATGTTGTGAGTGTAGATTTCTTCAACACGAAGCATCAATCCCACTGCAACCTCGACAAGTgcaacatcgccaaccaCGCCCTTCTGAGTGTAGGTATCCTTGTTCCTAACCTCTTTCTCGAACTCGACACCAGTCTCTgttttggctttggcttctgcCTTTATCCCCATGTAGTTGCCTCCAGCTGAAACTTCCAAAGCGAACTCTGCTTTTGCATACAGCTTGGTTGTTGTAGTCTCCACACGTTCCTTTTCGATGTTGGTGACGATGCTGTTCTTGGGAAAGTCCCTGATTCTTGCAACAGAGGGAACCCATTCAATTGGTTTGTACACGACAATGTCTCCAGTGACGTTCCACCAGCCACCACCGGCAGTGCCGCCCCAGGTACTGTCGAGGCGGGGCAGGATGTAGTAGGCTGGGAGATCAGGCAGCGTGTCGTTGCTGATGCCGAACCATTCCTCGAGCTGCTCGCGACTCATTCGCACGTCACCATAGCATTGGTCAGAAAGGGGAATTCGATGGCTCTCGACGTCGCCATCGTTGTAGTAGTAGGCGCCATTGCCGTCTTTCTTGACGCCGTTGAATGTAAAGCTCATTGTACAATAGTATGGCTCAACGTGAGAACAATGAAGAAATATTGAAATAGTGGATTGTTGTAAGAAGTTATGTTAAACTTACACGGCTTGACCTTGGTCTTTTATACCTGTGGGAGTCAGATGGGCCCAGCTTTTACCCGGCTTTGCAGAAATCCCAAATCTCTGAGAACAATTCCGGTCAATAATTCTCATACCGGCAATGCCAAGCCTGTAAATGCTGAATATGATGTAAGATAAACTCTGGCAGCCCATTGTGGTGCTGATTGTCGGTGATCGACCAGCCAAGCAAGCTGAAGCTTTCAGCTGTCAAGGgtcctgctgaagctgacGGACGATGATCGAATGTAAGGGAATTAAGTAGCCAGTTATAAGTGTCTCCAACAATGTTCACATCCACGGATACAACGTCTACGGAAAACCTGACATCATTTAACACATTGCATGAAGTAATTATCGATTGTCTAGTGCTGATAGATCGCTGGTTCGAAAGCTTTGTGTTTTACGGCTCGCCTCTGATAATCCATTATGACGTAGGTTTGGAGTTAGTCTGCCTGCCCAACTGATCTCGAACATCCGTGATGACTCAAACTGCATAAATGAG from Fusarium oxysporum Fo47 chromosome III, complete sequence harbors:
- a CDS encoding uncharacterized protein (expressed protein) encodes the protein MIDENARAVVLEDFPLTMTVLVLVFLGLAVITVGIRTMVVYIADSGLAVHAVKVGIGSKDDHLNTWMQSEAQKFYIIWITVYVVAVALIKTSVCVTLRRIAAKSVPLIQYAIWGLFALTWASFCVTFFGILTFCRPVEGNWNTTLVLEGKANCATTETLIGISHTNTATSIVTDVGCIVLPGILLWKTQMTIRAKLQVLCLLSLASVASIATIARAPFISHYKRPTDNLKYYIGYIVLFSCVEIGIGCIAASLPSLRILYKRVRGQESQGSTGTPNANTLITIGGGKIGDSSSRGPKRVFTNPTDRGITSTHVNREDNNWERLSDEDSDKGILVNGQSGIRADYTYSVELETYNTGNSRVPPQIASSER
- a CDS encoding fungal-specific transcription factor domain-containing protein, giving the protein MAAAYLAGHLPHFRGIAITMTLAAVKAIKRELSMALCPHVLPRHLLLSMFCISTSACWTDPLQFGLPFLKETKAILKSYNQSKHFLSKDDQDALLFFNKSTLYWDMLCSTIGAQDTGIIDPITTSSAMSSQPWSSQGNLHPWTGVSTEIMELFFRSILLCKGFRARMTQDHRQSSRSLQAALRDIKEARELHQCLKSFPIPAEQHICDTGDMLTPKQHLVQIAEAYRLAAMAHLYQTFSDLRNQDTLQNGYDPVDAEYRVLDLGLKIIRILEKIPLASADLRGAPLHDPQFQDIHHNTLGATKRSTEISQGRQFVLERLSILESSLPPKPIRVVKELVQTVWAAYDVQGAGVSQVHWINIMAQF